A region from the Palaemon carinicauda isolate YSFRI2023 chromosome 9, ASM3689809v2, whole genome shotgun sequence genome encodes:
- the LOC137646327 gene encoding uncharacterized protein, protein MIKVKALCGGYGPGATSLEDRIKSGSDLLAVGKLPLQVGMEWEFSRMGLPSWIIWVRFRGLPMDASIDHDGSAEASAYLVRPTCGQNPQGRLHQLLEDIALQRSRASAGQLAQAERMVKRSRLEHVPCDPGDNMAILIPLVDRGKDDPRNVVHVILVRNENGMYRIGVGDGILKGRYSRSYFDICRHQLKSIDEVSADKDIGLRQAVQQSSMFGGQGYAKCNCTAGKKQCQTNRCKSYKGRKCNSR, encoded by the exons atgatcaaggtcaaggccTTGTGTGGTGGATATGGTCCTGGCGCCACTTCTCTTGAAGACCG gataaaaaGCGGTTCTGACTTGTTAGCTGTAGGTAAGCTCCCTTTACAGGTTGGAATGGAATGGGAGTTCTCAAGGATGGGTCTTCCATCTTGGATTATTTGGGTGAGGTTTCGAGGTTTGCCCATGGACGCATCAATTGATCATG aTGGCTCAGCAGAGGCCTCTGCCTATCTAGTCAGGCCAACCTGTGGCCAGAATCCTCAAGGAAGACTTCATCAGCTCCTTGAAGACATAGCACTTCAACGGTCAAGAGCATCAGCTGGTCAGTTAGCTCAAGCTGAGCGCATGGTCAAACGTAGTCGTTTAGAACACGTCCCATGTGATCCAGGAGATAACATGGCAATTCTCATCCCGTTAGTTGATCGAGGGAAAGATGATCCACGAAATGTTGTCCATGTTATTCTAGTTCGTAACGAAAATGGCATGTATCGAATAGGCGTGGGAGATGGGATACTCAAGGGGCGCTATAGTAGGAGCTACTTTGATATATGCCGCCATCAACTGAAAAGTATTGATGAAGTAAGTGCAGACAAGGATATAGGACTTCGTCAGGCAGTGCAGCAATCATCTATGTTTGGTGGTCAAGGTTATGCTAAGTGCAACTGTACTGCAGGCAAGAAACAGTGTCAAACAAATCGCTGTAAATCTTACAAAGGTCGCAAGTGCAATAGTCGGTGA